One window of the Terriglobales bacterium genome contains the following:
- a CDS encoding SDR family NAD(P)-dependent oxidoreductase yields the protein MKRAAQKRRRKAAGRFRKQVAIVTGASRGIGLAVAEALAAEGAIVVLVGRDPRALQAAEHRVASYGGRGLTVCADVRKPESARFVFRVVRERYGRVDILFNNAGIAHRITPIAKLPLETWREVLDTNLTALLIWTQALLPLMKRGATVVNNLSVSARKVYAGSAAYTASKFGALGFTDTLREEVRGRGIRVISLMPGPVDTALWDTLWPTAPRKRMIAAATVARVLVEALAQPAETTVEEIVVAPSAGPL from the coding sequence ATGAAACGAGCTGCGCAAAAGAGACGGCGGAAGGCAGCGGGCCGCTTCCGCAAGCAGGTGGCGATCGTCACCGGCGCGAGCCGCGGGATTGGGCTGGCGGTGGCCGAAGCGCTGGCCGCCGAGGGCGCCATCGTGGTGCTGGTAGGGCGCGATCCGCGGGCCCTGCAGGCGGCGGAACATCGAGTCGCCAGTTATGGCGGCCGCGGATTGACGGTGTGTGCGGACGTGCGCAAGCCGGAATCCGCCCGGTTCGTGTTCAGAGTCGTGCGGGAGCGCTATGGGCGGGTGGACATCCTGTTCAACAACGCCGGAATCGCTCACCGCATCACGCCGATTGCCAAACTGCCGCTCGAGACCTGGCGCGAGGTGCTCGACACCAACTTGACGGCGCTGCTGATCTGGACGCAGGCGCTGCTGCCCCTGATGAAGCGCGGAGCTACGGTGGTGAACAACCTGTCGGTTTCGGCGAGAAAGGTGTACGCAGGGTCGGCGGCGTACACCGCCTCGAAGTTCGGAGCGCTGGGGTTCACGGACACACTGCGCGAAGAAGTGCGTGGCCGGGGCATCCGGGTGATCTCGCTGATGCCGGGGCCGGTGGACACGGCGTTGTGGGATACGCTATGGCCCACGGCTCCGCGCAAGCGCATGATCGCCGCGGCGACCGTAGCCCGCGTACTGGTGGAAGCGCTGGCGCAGCCGGCCGAGACCACGGTGGAGGAGATCGTGGTCGCACCCTCGGCGGGCCCACTGTAG